In one Lycium barbarum isolate Lr01 chromosome 7, ASM1917538v2, whole genome shotgun sequence genomic region, the following are encoded:
- the LOC132601681 gene encoding uncharacterized protein LOC132601681: MKERKQKKQIVALTALTGDVLVEPKAIETEIINFYKSLMGRSATHTTAVNKLTMRNGPILSHDQQIALCTAVTDKEIFDGLCSIGNDKAPGVDGFNDLFFKKAWPAINQDVCVVVREFFDTGKLLKQLTALQKVSDNIILAHELVKAYSRKNISPRCLIKVDIQKAYDTLDWKYLEQVMEGLGFPYKFVRWVLECVSTVSYSLLINGELTTPFNAARGLRQGDPMSPFLFAIVMEYLSRNLKDLSKNKRFKFHRKCQRLDITHLSFADDLLLFARGNLTSVALLHEKFTVFTAAGLQANLPKSAIYYGGVDQQEKSLIQTALGYSQGAIPFKYLGIPLDTNKLIILQWQHLIDTIVAKIASWTAKKLSYAGRIQLVQTVLWSTSILGSNVCHPSKGGYNLINLKIWNKAAVFKMCWDLSNKQDKLWIKWIHSYYIKDQSMEELRVPQQASRMVRKIFSAKALLPLIQLSTGGKRSVIGLDETDAMVENVECDITVMGYNAPVDTPENKGQDSNGKNPQNGAAFRIAVLTMYRDSSIWRRKLAVLAGFSFVLIPFW; this comes from the exons ATGAAGGAGAGAAAGCAGAAGAAACAGATTGTTGCCTTGACTGCCCTGACTGGTGATGTGCTGGTGGAACCAAAAGCAATAGAGACTGAGATCATAAATTTCTATAAATCTCTAATGGGAAGATCAGCAACTCATACCACAGCAGTAAATAAACTCACCATGAGGAATGGACCAATATTAAGCCATGATCAACAGATTGCCTTATGTACTGCTGTGACAGACAAGGAGATTTTTGATGGTTTATGTTCTATTGGTAATGATAAAGCACCAGGTGTAGATGGTTTTAATGATCTATTTTTTAAGAAAGCTTGGCCTGCCATCAACCAAGATGTATGTGTAGTAGTTAGAGAATTCTTTGATACTGGAAAGCTGTTAAAGCAATTAACTGCACTGCA GAAGGTGTCTGACAATATTATCCTTGCGCATGAGTTAGTTAAAGCTTATAGCAGGAAAAATATTTCACCTAGGTGCCTGATCAAGGTAGATATTCAGAAAGCATATGATACACTTGATTGGAAATACCTTGAACAAGTGATGGAAGGTTTGGGGTTTCCTTACAAATTTGTCAGATGGGTTCTTGAATGTGTGTCCACTGTTTCTTATTCTTTACTGATTAATGGAGAACTTACTACACCCTTTAATGCTGCTAGAGGATTGAGACAAGGGGATCCCATGTCCCCCTTTCTCTTTGCTATAGTAATGGAGTACCTGAGTAGAAATTTGAAGGATCTGAGCAAAAATAAACGCTTTAAATTTCACCGTAAGTGTCAAAGGCTAGACATTACACACCTCAGTTTTGCAGATGACCTGCTTTTGTTTGCTAGAGGTAACCTTACATCAGTGGCCTTGCTTCATGAGAAATTCACTGTATTCACTGCTGCTGGCCTTCAGGCAAACCTCCCAAAAAGTGCAATTTATTATGGTGGTGTCGACCAACAGGAAAAGAGCCTGATACAAACTGCATTGGGATACAGTCAAGGTGCCATTCCATTCAAATACCTTGGTATTCCTCTAGATACTAACAAGTTGATTATTTTACAATGGCAGCACCTGATTGATACTATAGTGGCCAAGATAGCTTCATGGACAGCAAAAAAATTGTCATATGCAGGCCGAATCCAACTGGTACAAACTGTTCTTTGGAGTACAAGCATATTGGGCTCAAATGTTTGTCATCCCAGCAAAG GAGGATACAATCTCATCAATCTTAAAATTTGGAACAAGGCTGCAGTGTTCAAAATGTGCTGGGATTTATCTAACAAGCAAGATAAACTATGGATCAAGTGGATCCATAGTTACTACATTAAAGATCAGAGTATGGAGGAGTTGAGGGTGCCCCAACAGGCAAGCAGGATGGTAAGAAAGATATTTAGTGCTAAAGCTCTCTTACCTCTTATTCAATTGTCAACTGGTGGCAAGAGAAGTGTCATCGG TTTGGATGAGACTGATGCAATGGTTGAAAATGTCGAATGTGACATCACAGTCATGGGATATAATGCACCAGTGGATACTCCTGAAAACAAAGGGCAAGACTCAAATGGCAAAAATCCTCAAAATG GTGCAGCTTTTAGGATTGCTGTGTTGACAATGTATAGAGATAGTAGTATATGGAGGAGAAAGCTGGCTGTGTTGGCTGGCTTCAGTTTTGTACTTATTCCCTTCTGGTGA